CTGACAGTTGGCTGCTTGTGTAATAATGCAACAGTGGTTTCTATAGTGACGGCTTCAACGCTGCAACTTGATCTATACGCTCACaccaaaatgacacattttccaATTCAACTACAGGGGTGGTGGAACAGTACCATCAGTTTACGGTTCAGGAAAACACACGATATGTGGTTCATAATTTGATATACTTGCAATATTCTTTTACACGCAcgtcacacagagagacaataCTTGTTGAGACAGCAAATATCTCTGCTGTGAGACGGGGAACTCGTCCATTGTATATCAACTCAGACCTATCACTTACAAATCCAATAGTTTAAAAGGTGTCAAATCATCATTTCTTAACATATTTCTTTCTAATCTAGAACTATATTATCAATTCCTTGTCCTTTGTAAATTGGTTCTACTTACATAATCagtctcacagacacacacggtAAGGCCATTCTGTGCCCATCCTCCATCTGCCCTTGCAGTATCAAGAGGCCAGAAGGACAATGCTACTTCGGCTGAGCTGATTCAACCACAACGAAGAGCAACATACTGCGGCCAAAGTAATGCAAGCTTTAGCTTAAATCCGACATGGGGACGCAACAGGAGGGACTCTCCACTGCTCAAAATGGACGCAGAAACACAATTCTGGTAGAAAGAGAGTTTGCTAAACAGAGTGAGATGCTAGTCGCATCGATTCCCTTTTTATGCAGCATCTACCACCATTTACTGTTGCTAAGTATTTGTAAATTTTCATTTGTAACAGTCAATTTTACCACAATATGACTCCGTAATATTAACAAGGATTAGGCCCTAATAAGTTGAAACAGGCCAGATATGAACCTGACCCATGACTACCTACAGCAATTAAGCTGTTAGCTTATGGTAAATTGCTGCTCGGAGGTAAGCTTTGCTACTTATTcagcaaaaaaacatgtcaagACATGTCAGTACAACGTCCTTACTGTTTGACCCCGTGGTGCACTGTGAGTCATTAATTGCGTGTAGAGATAAGGAAACGCCTGGAAAGGTCACAACAAGCATCACTTTCTAAATTATAAATTCAGTTAATTTGCTTGTTTGGAGGATTTTAGTTCATTCCTGAAGAAAATGTCTCATTATGACGCAAACTTGCCCAATGGATGGGCATGGCCAGGAAATGAAGTAGCCCCTCACTGGTGGTCTCTAAGGCCAATTAGTAATGCTGTTAGGCTATTGACAGACAGCTGAAACAACACAGGCAAACAATCATTCAGGCCATTTAATACTGTCTACTCCATCCAAGAGGACATTGGGAACCGATGGCAATCGAGCACCTATGCCTGACTGCAAGTTAATTTGACAGAGCAAAAGGAGCCCCGTCCAAAGGTAAGAAGGCAAAGGATATGTAAAGCACTTAAAGAAGCCTTTCATCAGGTCATCAGGCCTAGCTGGGGCTGTAGCAACCTTCCTCCCTTCACCCCCGCCTCCTTGTAACAACCGACACAATCAATCATGAGCTAGATCAATAAAATGAATTTATCTCCATGCTCCCTTTACCTCTTTCCATCAATCCTATCAGCTGTTTTCTCCATGTGATTATACAATTATTCAAACCATCATCATTATGAGTGGACCCGGGCGGCTATCGAAACTACACTATGAATAGGCTGGCATTTTGAAAACGAGTTGCTAGGCTATGGCAGCCACAACCTGGGTGATTAATAAAGCGATAATCCTGAAAAATCATTGGGTATTAGGCTCGGGCCATAAATCCACAGTGGtgcggtgtttttttttttgcttctacATGGAATAAAATCCCATGATGATGTCTTCCTGTTCACTGGTGTATCTAGATTTTTCATTACATCTCAGTCTCTTTCGTCTTTGGTCATCCATTCCCAGGATCATTCGCCTCGCACCCTCTCTCGCTTTACCCATTTCCGACTCCCTCTCCCCATCTTTTTCTCCCCCCCACTCCCCCATTCCTCACTCCAACCCCCCAGCTCGTATACGTGGCACACACCACTGCAGTGACAGAGCCACATTAGTCATCATCAGGGACATACAGCTGTGGACGTACAGAGCCCAACGACTGATTTCTAAGCTAACACGGTAACAAATGCATCATGTAAATCTATACCCACCCCCCATGTCTAAAAATAGCTGCTGCGTATACGACATGCTGTAATAAAATCTACAGCTAACCTAAGTGACACACTGATGTTTAATCATTCAGGCAGTGCGCACACACAAAAGcatgaacaaacacacagtgcaCACACGTGCTTATATACGTAATAACAGACTTATTGCTAAATCATACAATGAGACCATCACAAGAAAACTGACCTGAAAGGGGAAGATGTTATCACTGCGGCCGactccatcatccatccaggACTTGGGGTTGAAGCCTGCGGGACTGTTTCGAGGGTACTTCTGGGATGCCACATGGTTGTTAGGGAAGGTCTTCTTCAGTGGAGAGATAGAGTTGATGGGGGTCATCCCGCCGTTCAGCCCTCGGCGATAATCTCTGCCCTGAGACCCTCCCCAGCCGCCCCCGCCACTACCATATCCTCCTCCGGGACtccaggaggtggaggagccgggggagggagaggggctCTGGTAGCTGGCTGGACCCCAAGGGGACGGGGGCTTGTTCAGGCTGTTGGACAAATGCGGCAACTGGCTGAAAGCCGGATTCCTGTGCGGAAAGGGCGGTGGAGGGTGTGGTGAGGCCGGGGAGCGCCGATGCTGCTGGTGTTGGTTGTGGGGGTGTTGGAAGTGGGGATGTGGTGGGGGAGCCGGGTGGTGCTGGGACAAGGCCGCCGCTGGTCCGATCTGTGGGGAGAAGTTCCCGCCAAACCCTGGACTGACATGGTGTGAGAAGTTCTGGAACAGCAGGGGCCCGTTGTTGGCTGAAGCCGGGTTGAAGAAGCTGACGTCCTCATTGATGATGGTTGATGGCGCCGGCGGGATGGCAGCTGACCAGTTGTTGAAGCCCGTAAGTGATGACGAGGTTGTACTGGACTGGACCTGGCCAGTTCCCCCGAGACCAGACGTCTCTTGGTAATCGAAGCCCGTCAGGACAGGAGACTCCAGACGTAACTGCTTCTCCTTTCCGTTACTTCCGTCGGACGTGCCGTTGTCTGTCTTGGTTTCATCTGACCGGGCTTTTTCCAGTTCTGAAATGATCCCACCGCCACCACTCCCACCCTCCTGGTGACTCCCAGGggacaactgctgctgctgcttttcttgCGTTTCTTGCATTTCCTGTTGCTGCTGCGCTTTGGGCTTCTCTGGGCCCCCCAGGATTTCGTCTTGCACGCTGCTGTGGGTGGCAGAGGCAGGGAAGAGCCAGGGAGAGCCTCCCGTGGTGCCATTCCCTGCGGCTGTGGTGCTGTTTATGAAAGCAGCAGGGCTCTGCGACACATTTTGGTGGTGGTGTGGGGGCTGCAGATGCGGGTGGATTCGGACCGGGAATGCAGACTTGTTGCCAGTGTTGTTTTGAACTAGGACTCCGAACCCGTAATCCCCCATTTGTTTTCTCCCCCCACACACAAATGCTATCCCGTGATCGTTTGGTCCTATTGAAGAGAGAAGAGCACACAGGATGGCATGCACTGAGTTAGCAGTCGTGCCCCTTCTCATTCCACTATAGATCAATGGATTTAAAAAAGGTGATGCACATTTTCTAGTGACATAAAAGATCTCTGTTTTACTCCCTCAGAGAGATTCCTGGACATATGATAATCACACATCACACTGTCATGAATGAGCTCATTCTTGACACTGAACAATCTGACCCTTATTATGACTCTGgagcagttaaaaaaaaaaaaagaaagcccaACCAGTTTAACATTACATCTTTAGCTAATTATAACCCCGTGACGTTGCCAGTTTGTTAAGTCTTCAGCTGAGCTGCTGGCAGCCACCAATATATAGCTGgaaaacacactgctgctgtgtgtcGACACAAAATCTCCATTTGGAGACCTATTTTCTCACTGCAAACCAGCTGACAGATAGTGAATCACCCGCAGTGTAACCTCAACGACATCACAAACATTTGACATCTGCAAAACATTCATGGTTGTAGATATTATTAACAATAAACCGTGTTAATgttcagaggaaaaaaaaaccacTCGACCTTGTTTGACAGCTGTCACCAGCCTGTGGTAGTCCAACCTCGAAATATATCACATATAAGTCATATTATAAACAGTGAATTACACCTTAATGTCTGTTATTACATGTTTAACACGTCAGGTAAC
This portion of the Sebastes umbrosus isolate fSebUmb1 chromosome 17, fSebUmb1.pri, whole genome shotgun sequence genome encodes:
- the cpeb4b gene encoding cytoplasmic polyadenylation element-binding protein 4b isoform X2 gives rise to the protein MGDYGFGVLVQNNTGNKSAFPVRIHPHLQPPHHHQNVSQSPAAFINSTTAAGNGTTGGSPWLFPASATHSSVQDEILGGPEKPKAQQQQEMQETQEKQQQQLSPGSHQEGGSGGGGIISELEKARSDETKTDNGTSDGSNGKEKQLRLESPVLTGFDYQETSGLGGTGQVQSSTTSSSLTGFNNWSAAIPPAPSTIINEDVSFFNPASANNGPLLFQNFSHHVSPGFGGNFSPQIGPAAALSQHHPAPPPHPHFQHPHNQHQQHRRSPASPHPPPPFPHRNPAFSQLPHLSNSLNKPPSPWGPASYQSPSPSPGSSTSWSPGGGYGSGGGGWGGSQGRDYRRGLNGGMTPINSISPLKKTFPNNHVASQKYPRNSPAGFNPKSWMDDGVGRSDNIFPFQERTRSFDSFNMNTLESSLIDIMRAEQDTLKGRLGFPHPGGDNPLPLNGHSSLFPMEDGFPDDERGDQGLAGLGSPHCFPHQNGERVERYSRKVFVGGLPPDIDEDEITASFRRFGHLFVDWPHKAESKSYFPPKGYAFLLFQDESSVQALIDACIEEDGKLYLCVSSPTIKDKPVQIRPWNLNDSDFVMDGSQPLDPRKTIFVGGVPRPLRAVELAMIMDRLYGGVCYAGIDTDPELKYPKGAGRVAFSNQQSYIAAISARFVQLQHGEIDKRVEVKPYVLDDQLCDECQGTRCGGKFAPFFCANVTCLQYYCEYCWAAIHSRAGREFHKPLVKEGGDRPRHISFRWN
- the cpeb4b gene encoding cytoplasmic polyadenylation element-binding protein 4b isoform X1; protein product: MGDYGFGVLVQNNTGNKSAFPVRIHPHLQPPHHHQNVSQSPAAFINSTTAAGNGTTGGSPWLFPASATHSSVQDEILGGPEKPKAQQQQEMQETQEKQQQQLSPGSHQEGGSGGGGIISELEKARSDETKTDNGTSDGSNGKEKQLRLESPVLTGFDYQETSGLGGTGQVQSSTTSSSLTGFNNWSAAIPPAPSTIINEDVSFFNPASANNGPLLFQNFSHHVSPGFGGNFSPQIGPAAALSQHHPAPPPHPHFQHPHNQHQQHRRSPASPHPPPPFPHRNPAFSQLPHLSNSLNKPPSPWGPASYQSPSPSPGSSTSWSPGGGYGSGGGGWGGSQGRDYRRGLNGGMTPINSISPLKKTFPNNHVASQKYPRNSPAGFNPKSWMDDGVGRSDNIFPFQERTRSFDSFNMNTLESSLIDIMRAEQDTLKGRLGFPHPGGDNPLPLNARNYSRRRGHSSLFPMEDGFPDDERGDQGLAGLGSPHCFPHQNGERVERYSRKVFVGGLPPDIDEDEITASFRRFGHLFVDWPHKAESKSYFPPKGYAFLLFQDESSVQALIDACIEEDGKLYLCVSSPTIKDKPVQIRPWNLNDSDFVMDGSQPLDPRKTIFVGGVPRPLRAVELAMIMDRLYGGVCYAGIDTDPELKYPKGAGRVAFSNQQSYIAAISARFVQLQHGEIDKRVEVKPYVLDDQLCDECQGTRCGGKFAPFFCANVTCLQYYCEYCWAAIHSRAGREFHKPLVKEGGDRPRHISFRWN